cctgCAACTACGCAGAAAGGCGagaataaagcaacaaaaactaaatataataattacacTGTTTCGGACAACATAATTAACACCAGCGAgagcaacgacaacaacaaagtcGAATCAAGCACACCATCATTGGTAACTAATGTAAAAATGGTTGACGGCGTCCGATGTGAATATGATATTAACAAAATCATAATGCCCCaaatgaaagtaaataaatataaatatattcgtcAGATCGACGTCAATGGTACACAAAGTTCCTGCAATGTAGCATCAATTACTGGGCAAAATAATGCAATTACAGGGAATCCATTAGAATTGTATAAAGTCAGCCATTTTCATGAAATACCCGGTCATCAGGTCTCTGGGAAGAGGCTGGTAAAGCGTAGTATCCGTGTCCAACAGAAATTTAACAGGAGCAAACAAGAATACATTGCACCCACAGAATCATATGTAAAAATAGATTCATATCTCATGCGAAACCAATATCGCaaagttaattttaaaagtGTTGGATCAGTAAGAAGATCAATCGTGACAACTTCGCCTGGAATATCAAGTGATAACTCGTTGCCCTCATCCCCGTCGTCGCCGCCGATGCAGCCAGCAGTGGTTAATCAATATCATCTGGTGCGTTGCTGGCAAGACAACTCAGAACTGAAACCGACACAAAATGAGTTATTAGAGTCCTTGCCAATGGCAAATGAGCGACTGAATACTGGACGAAAGGCTTGTAACTCATTTATTATCACAAAATCCACTAGAGCCACTGTTGCGACAGATGTTATCGATTAGCCTTAAAGCTCTGCTACGACCACCAGCTGTTAGACAGGAATTTCAATTAGCAAAATGCTGGTAAATGACAGAATTAGACGTGACAGATTACATTATTATTGATTTCTAAAAGTTACTTTAACCAATTTACTATTTTAAGAGCTCTAATACtgtgtaaacaaaaattatcaagcAGAAAAGATATTTAAGAGTTAATAATGAGGTTATAGTAGGTAAAggaataaattagaaaataaagaaCATAACATCAGAACAAAATTTCCAACGTGCAGTAATTCAGGAAATATGAAAGTAGTACATTCGTGCATACATCTTAATAAAGAGAACCTATTATACTACCACTAAAACTAGTATgaataagaagaaaatatttccaGATGCCACGATGCGTTTAAGGTGAAACAGAAACAGgaagattatatacatatattgttttgaTAACATAACTACCTATATCACTAATTTGACGAAGTTAATTGAGgcgtttatattaaaaaaaatatgtgtttttattcatattttattaaaactcaaCTAGTGTGTGTTGGCATTTCGTCGTCGGAAATTGGCGAATGGAAGGTCATGTTCTAGTGCATCATCATTaataactataaatatttctattaacgCAAACTTGCTTATTATCTATTatattttgttacttttgtaAGATACATAAATATTCGTTTCTAATTGAAGAGTGTTAACAAAATTGTAAATCTTAGTCTAATTGAATTAtctgaaatttgtttttgtaacagtAAAGAAACCAACTTAAATCTGCAGAAGACCGTTGAAATTTCACAACTACAATaaaataatgtacatacatgtaagaGAATATATGGATCGtccttttttctgttttttcccTTTTCTGACTTCTTATGTacaaggaaaaacaaaaattatgattaGGTATAAATGGGGCTTTAATatcgtaattatttttttactttgaatgCGACTGTTTTAAATGTTGCTCAAAAATAGTTATGCACCGCTTTCAGCGATACGGTTCGTGAATTGAAAAACATTATTTCCTGGTGTTGTTTTAACGAcagaaaacatttctgaagtATTTTCGAGACATTTTGCGGACAGTTTTCGGTCGGATAAAAGACTGAGTCCGTTCCGATTAGACCCAACTGTCGTGGAAACGGAATATTTCTGTTATggtgaaaataatttacaagtATTGTCAGTGTAGATACGGCATTATAAACATAACTAGCAACAGTGTGATTCAAAAtcccaattttaattttattgaatatatgtatcaaaaaataaaaaacttgaaaaaaaatgtatttcatttcaaactattgttattagttaaatatttcatttctgcTCAACTGCAACAGTTCTTTGTGAAATGCAATGCAGCTTTGCGCAGCAATTTGTAATtgttaacataaaatttaaatttgagatTGATACGGTCAAATTTTTCCGCAACAGATGTAAGTAATTTTACCAAAGAATAAGATAAATGAGTCTTTTATGCTTTTactaaaatgatttaaaaaaaaatttattagattaaaaaacttaatttattacttcatttaataAACGCATTGCGCCCAATTAAAGCTCAAGTGTGGCATTATTAATTAATGTTCCCctttttgaaagtaaaaacaattttcacttacataaatttttacatatgcTCGATATACAATATTAACACCCAATTcgagaaaatacaatttttatatgaaaaaaatttaaaaagagatTTCTTTCTGTACCAGATTTGTGGTACCACAAAGGAATACAAATGGTAATGGGCAAAACTGCAACACTCTTCCatagttgtttgtgtgtgtCACTCGTGAGGAGCATTGACTCATtcgccatttttatttttttccatttgtcTTTTTTGGGTGTTGCTGCAgacgaaaacttaaaaaatcgcTAAAAATGGTGAGAATATAcagaaaaacaaagcaaaattaattaaaaacttatttttatcgCGTAAAGATCAAATATGTCTATAGTGTAACTGATTTCTTTGGTTTACTGAATAGTAAAATGTTGTAAATAACGCCGGGTGTTTCTCAATAAAATAGACGCATTGCCTAAGGCGTTTAGCATGAGGAATCACTATTGGTCTGGATGCACGTGCACATTTCAGTATCCATATATTGATGGTTACTGATTGCAGTTCCATAATTTCgtaattttaatgtaatttagtttttgaatttgttttatgTTACCTTAAATTACtggttaaatttttatttgaagtttctgGAAGTTTGCTTCGGTGTTACGAAAAATAGAACTAATGGgtatctaaaaatataaaaagcgaatgataattttcataatattgtTCACCATAAttccaattaaataaaatgactATCTTACAAGAGAGTTTAAGTTTTGCACCTTGTGCTCGAAAAGTAGGGTTATAATGTAATGAATGATATTATATGTTGAATTTTTATAAGTTGcgaagaaaactttttttaaaaatgtttattattttattttaaggaaaTGTCTTTAAATCCTGTGCGCGTGCTTAAGAGCGAGGCGCAAGAAGAAAAGGCTGAAATGGCTCGCCTGTCATCTTTTATAGGAGCTATTGCTATCGGTGATCTTGTAAAAAGCACTTTGGGACCAAAAGGTATGGACAAGATTTTGGTAGCGCATGGTCGCAATGCTGGCCAAGTTGAAGTTACAAATGATGGTGCCACGATATTACGCGCTGTGGGAGTAGATAATCCAGCTGCTAAAATATTGGTAGACATGTCGCGTGTGCAAGACCAAGAAGTTGGAGATGGTACTACTTCAGTTACCGTGCTTGCTGCTGAGCTTTTACGGGAAGCCGAAAAATTAGTGGAACAAAAATTGCACCCACAAATTATCATTGCCGGTTGGCGTTTGGCTACCCAGGTGGCACGTGAAGCTCTTACACAAGCTTCTCAAGACAATTCAGCCAATGATGTCAAGTTTAAAGAAGATCTACTAAATATTGCGCGGACAACATTATCGtcaaaaattttacatcaaCATAaagagtttttttcaaaattagctgTGGACGCGGTTCTGCGACTTAAAGGCTCTGGAGAATTGCATGCAATTCAAATAATAAAGAAGACCGGCGGCACATTGGATGACTCATTTTTAGATGATGGTTTTCTATTAGACAAAAAACCAGGAGTACATCAACCACAACGAGTaggttttatttatgtttataactaaaaaatgtaagaaagaTGTTCTTCATCAACGCGTTAAAACGGTTGTGAATTATGTTGCAATAGTAAGCCATATCACAGCCATTTTGACGAGTTTGATGCTGCAGCAATGCCATCATATTAATATAcaatgtaattaaatattatcaaCCTTTAAAGTTCatgttaatatataataaaaaattcatacaCAAACAGATTGAAAAGGCGAAAATTCTAATTGCGAATACACCTATGGACACTGATAAGATCAAAGTATTCGGAAGTACTATCAAGGTAGACTCTTTGGCGAAAATTGCCGATTTGGAATTGGCCGAAAAAGAGAAGATGAAGGATAAGGTGCAGAAAATCTTGAACCACAATTGTAACGTGTTCATTAATCGTCAACTTATTTACAACTACCCTGAGCAATTGTTTGCGGATGCCGGCGTTATGGCTATTGAGCATGCTGATTTCGATGGAATCGAACGTTTAGCTCTTGTTACTGGTGGTGAAATCGTTTCCACTTTTGACAACCCTTCGCTGGTCAAATTAGGTGAATGCGACGTCATCGAACAGGTAATGATTGGTGAGGACACACTTTTGCGTTTTAGTGGAGTGAAATTGGGCGAAGCTTGTACAGTTGTGATACGTGGTGCAACGCAACAAATCATCGATGAAGCTGATCGGTCATTGCATGATGCCCTATGTGTTCTAGCTGCTACTGTAAAGGAATCGCGCATTGTATATGGTGGCGGTTGTTCAGAAGCTCTAATGGCTAATGCCGTTTTCAAAAAGGCTGGAGAAACCCCAGGAAAAGAAGCAATTGCAATGGAAGCATTTGCCAGTAAGTACTTTTTTGAATTCTTTCTTTTCAAACATATAATtccaaatactaaaaataaaccATTTGCAGGAGCTTTGTTGGCCCTGCCAACAGCTATTGCCGACAATGCCGGTTATGATTCAGCACAACTGGTATCAGAATTACGTGCTGCCCACGCACAAGGTAAATCAGCCATTGGCTTGGATATGGAAAAGGGTAAAGTAGGTGATATGAAAGAACTGGGAATTACAGAGTCTTTCGCTGTTAAACGTCAGGTATTAATGTCCGCATCAGAGGCAGCTGAAATGATATTACGCGTGGACGATATCATAAGATGTGCCCCAAGACGGCGTGTTCCTGACCGTGGTTACTGTTagattaagttttttattattgtattaaaatacttGCTTAAGCAAAGTAAAACTATGTACTCCTTATCTGTTCAAATTATTTCATTCTACAAACAAagcgtaaaaaaaattattaatatctgTCCCCAATGCTGTCCGCTCTAATCCATTCTCCAGAAATTCGAAACATTGTACAGTTGACAGCTCTTGTTTCCGCACTTGTATCTCACTATATTAAAAATactgatttttaaaataaatctgtTAATActggaaattaataaaaataaatctgttttaatatttttgcaaaaaaaactttattcaataaatccactaaaacaagaaaaatatcaaTACAATTATGGTGTCATACGGGCGTTCCGCTCCTGCTGGAAATACGTCGAAAGAAATAACTCTAAAAATTATCTTACGATGGTTCGGCACtataaacaaatttgttgtcgaatatatatgtatatatataataggttGCAGTTagttaaaaattgtttagatcttAAATTCAAAGTCACGAACattaatgcacatacatatttgtgcgTCCGAAATAAGAGAACTAACTGCCGCGTATTAAGCCTTACTAATAGGTAGGTAACTCCTGCAGTTAGACCAAATTAGTAGAATAGCCTTTAGCGCAACCATTTAGGATATTACACATTCCATTTCTCCATGCTTTGGCACACAGTCCAGAACAAGAGCAACTGCACGAGCCATATATGTCATAGTGCCATAGCTACCACTGGGTGCACTGAGAGCGTGTtatgataaaaatataattaattagttAGTATAGCAATttgattatttgttgtttttataatacAATCTTACCTATCGTATAAATGTTGACAGATATATGCTGCACCTCCACATAAGAGCATACCGGAAGCTGCCTGCTGGTCCTTGCCCTCTTTGGATTTGGCACAACATAGCATAGCATCACCTTGCACTTTACGTTGATCTTCTAGAAACAGTTGATTGGCTTTGTGAACCAAATGTTCAACATAGATAATACCGCCCAGAGAGGGTACCATATTATGTTCTGTCATAAGTGTGAGCACCATAAGGGCTTCCACCACCAATTGTCTATATTCTGGTTGTGGAATTTGATTAAGTGCCGTTTCTACTTCTAAAGCAAATTTCAATTCGCCGGTTGTCATTTCTTGTGTCAAACTCTGCGGTAATATGCGTCCTTCGATTGCCAATCCTTGGCATTTTTCAAGCACACTCCAGACGCGAGAATAGAAATCACGTGGTACCCGATTCAGTGCACCATCCAAGCGGCGGCGTCTTAACCATTGACCTTGACGATCATCGATTGTTGCTATAAGTGCATCATCTCCCTCTTGATCGCCCAAACCTATTTGACTCTTCTTGCTGACACGACTTGATTTACAGCTTACGATTGAGAGATTTCCACGTGCAACTGGATTAatgaaaaaacaatatttgttaaTTGGAACGTCAACATTACATATTATTTAGTCATGGAATGACTCACCACTGCTCACAGCAAATTCTTTTCCGCTCAGTATGTGATAGAGCAAGTTCTTCATTTCAAATGGCGACAGGTTGAGCAAATGTTCCGAGGCTGCCTCACCGTCACAATTAAGTGTACGTGATAACTCCTTGGCCATTACCTGAATAATAAGCCCTACGCGCAGGCGCAACATTTCATGAAATAGTTGTGGTTCGGTGCGTATAAACATAGCTAGATACACCATTAATTCCTGCGTCAACATCGCAGTACTTTCATCATCACCATAAGTCTGGACACAATATtgataaatagtaaaaaaaataatccacaaaatGGTTTGAGCATGTTCAACTTACATCGTGGATCAGTTGACGTAACTCAATCTCTGGTAAAGGTGCAGTAATTGTATATTCATTGTTGGGTGGCATTCCTACAGTGACctaagattttaataaaaaatgtcaaaatgttTCATCCAGTTTCAATCATACTTaaacgagtacatatgtatgtactcacatatatgtatacatgcatatgcataaaTTTACCTGCTTCTGTCGCACCAACAGATCGGTTACGGCCTTGGCAAGATCCTCGACACGTTTTCCAAGCATTCCGGCTGTGTGGCGCACAAGGCCCCAAAGTTTCTGTTGACAAGCTTTTTCGTAGAGGCCTTTAAGGAGATCCCGCACAGTGACGACGCGACCTTCCTCCAACATCCCTTGAGTGGGAAGAAGTGAAGAATTAGTAAGAGTAGTGTCAATGATAACCGTGGGTAGAAGTTCTGTATTGTCGCATAGCTCGCCCTTTATGACTGAAGCAATAGCAATGGCCTCATCCGCATCTTCCTGCTCAACgtcttttataaataattacacacgcacacatagatgtacgtacatacaaacGTTGATGGAGAAACATTAGGCACATAAATGCTCGTGAAAATACAGAAACAAAAAGGGACGTGGCCATTACAATGCGGGtagtatataataattatttaatttttggaaattaattagAAGTATGTACACAGAAGTGGaaaatatgcatgtatatttttaaaaacaaatatttcaaattacgTAAAATccattaaagttgaaaaatcattttgaaatatcattggTAATCAGGGATTGTTACATGCAGTGAATGAACGcacatttataaacaaaaatacatatatacatataaacatagagaaaaattaaaacaaaagagaGAAATATAAGAAGAATTGATTAGACGGAAGTAtacgcaaaatttttaattacagttcagtatttattattatttgtaaaccttgtataaattaacataaaaatttgttttgctcgtatggagtttttaatatttgtattgcTGCTGGAATTTTAATTGTCAAGCATTCAATAAGTAAACAACTGTGATTTAAGAGTTTTGCGAATGTAAATGGTTAACAAAATTTCGAAGAGtgaataactaaaaaaaattatagatatattccttttttttagtttaaaaccCTAGGCTAGTTTCAGATACCGAGGTGTGCTTTGGAAGTTTTTTTCGCTTTTGAAATCACAAAGttcaatattataattattgatCTTCTCGAAAACTAGCCTAGGTTATCTTTATCAAATAGTACacaattttaatgatattttttctgaacgaaaaattaaattaaattatttcggTGAATTGGataattatatatgtgtgtatatgtatgcaaatgcaTTTACTTAGGTgccgaaattaaaaaatataacttaccGGAATCTTTATTCCTCAAACCTAAGCCAGctaatgaataaaattttcacaaagaGAGAAATTAAGAAGTAGAAATCAATGCACGTTTTCAGAAAAAAGTAGACAACATCAATTTGAAATAGGCAATAATCGAGATAAAGTTTAATATAGAGGGAGTTGGACCACGAGTTTAGATGAATACGGGATAGGGTGGAATAAGGATAAACTGCGAGTAACACATCACttctataataatttattttaggaatatttgaatgtgtgtatgtatatgtaaaatatgtgtgcatgtgagcGGGAACACTTTTAATCATTTTGCAAGTCattcaatacatatgtatgtatgtatgtatgcaagtaaaCGTTACTGCACTTACCAGTATTGAAGTCCAACCCCTGTGTGTCGACCAAATATTGCAAAATGTCTCCTTGTTCTTCCAGATTCTCCGTTTCACGCAACATTGCAATTAATTCCTCTACTTCTGTGTCGGCAAAATTAGTGTCCGTGCGATGGCGTTGAACAAGAATTTTCGGTATAGCTTGTACTAATGATCGTACAGGGttcatatttacaaattataaCGTCAAACCAAAacaatgaaattataataagaaataaaaatatgaaaatcgaatgaaaataaaacagttataacatataatattaatacataataataaacaaacttAAGACGAAACTAGTATTCGACAATGCAACCACTTTATCAGTAAAATATCTGCACATATATTGCAAATGTtgttaattacaaatattacaaTAACTCATCATTTCATCGACTGACACATCTATGAATGATCCAACATAATTGGTTAAATTGAACCATTGCATTCTCGGACACCTTGCACTAAAAATGAAACTAAAACCACTACTAACTTTCTTGTTGTCTTGTAAACTCACTGCGGCGTTCAATGGCCGAACGATTATGATGTGGATCAATGGGGTAGATATTTTCACGAATCAATGGATCCACTGTGAGGGTGGGACCTTCTTCTGgtgttgttgcaaaaacactgaTATTATTAGCCTTATTTGGCTGTAACCATGGTGGCGGAATCACCGATGATAAACGTCTTTCCGTTAATGGTGTCGGACCTTCCATACCCAAATTATCAGCTATAAAAGTAAGTAATAGAGAATGAACAATTCATAATAAGACTGTTTATTATTGTATACTTACAATCGACATTAATTGAACGGGTTTTTTTAATAGCACCCTTGCAAGACATACGCCTGCGTAATTGACGTGGCCGCAAATGTGCGCCATGTAGTTTCATCATGCCGCGATGGCTAAATGAGCGCAACAAGTGCTCGTCCAAATATGCCTGTACGTCGGGATTTAAACGATCTGGATAACCATCTTCTGTGCTTCCCAAAAAGCTTAGATCGGTGATGGCGGACGTATTTAAGAAGTCCTTGAGGTTGCCCAGCATAACTCGAGTGCCATTAATATATCCAGACTTAAGCTTACGCATTGTTTGGATCATAGCCAGTGGTATTTTATCTTGATCTGTGCGAAATATTACAGTTATTATTGTATATAGAACTTTTTCGGATAATAACAATAACTTTAACGAAAAATAGCTATAATcctattaatatatattaatcaAGTTTCTACTATTATGTAATTATTGACAAATGTTCATGAAAATTGCGATTAAAATACATACTCTCAATAGGATGAATCATACCATACCTATTTCAAGATAGTATTTTGATAagttatatacatttacataataaatattaatgaatgtGTTATTTAAAAAGTCAACTTACAATACAATTAAAGTTAGTATTAATCGCATAACAGATTTGGTATGGTTTTGCTTAAATGTGGTATTGGTATTGTGTATATGTAGGTACGTACTTGTGCATATTTACATGTGCAATATTTCATAAATACAGAGTTAAACAATTTAGTTTCAAAAGTATGAAAAAGATATGCAAAGAAAAGTTACGGCAGAAACTAGGAAAAATTTggtcattttataaatttcattttaagcgttcttcatataaaaattatttctaactacaaaagcaaaacatttctaaatatatttgtggcattagttatttaaataaataatttaccaCCAAATTACAATGACtagctcatatacatatgtatatgtattagaCTGTGTGTGTGCGGATGTTAGCTATGCAAGCTAGAGTTTAATTCTAGAAGAAGCTCGCATATGACATTCTTACATgtagtttatatttatatataatatatgtacatatgtaaaagaggTG
The DNA window shown above is from Bactrocera tryoni isolate S06 chromosome 4, CSIRO_BtryS06_freeze2, whole genome shotgun sequence and carries:
- the LOC120773467 gene encoding probable phosphorylase b kinase regulatory subunit alpha isoform X10 encodes the protein MRSRSNSGVRLDYYQRIVHRLIMSHQEPVTGLFPASNINSHAWIRDNVYCILAVWGLSMAYKKIADQDEDRAKCYELEQSCVKLMRGLLMAMMNQKDKVERFKMTQNPLDSLHAKYSSKNGQPVVGDGEWGHLQIDAVSLYLLILAQMTASGLQIVFSLDEVSFIQNLVFYIESAYCIPDYGIWERGDKTNHGEPELNASSIGMAKAALEAMNELDLFGARGGPASVIHVLADEAHKCQAVLQSMLPRESNSKELDSGLLCVIGFPAFAADDPQLIRNTKDAILSRLQGKYGCKRFLRDGYRTPKEDPSRLYYERWELRMFENIECEWPLFYCYLILFHAFQNDKLAVKEYADRLEKIMVRADDGTLLIPESYAVPHNLVSNEYQHPGSQPREVVGRCPFLWGQSLFILGRLLQEGFLAVGELDPLNRRLGAQKKPDVVVQVVIIAEDNEIRDKLTEHDLHVQTIAEVAPIEVQPARVLSHLYTYLGRNRKLGLTGRKSRDVGILSTSKLYSLKDRIFAFTPQFVDLSRFYIASDNELMIDILKGEINFLKSAWDLLGRPLVTLVLRKIHLDQDKIPLAMIQTMRKLKSGYINGTRVMLGNLKDFLNTSAITDLSFLGSTEDGYPDRLNPDVQAYLDEHLLRSFSHRGMMKLHGAHLRPRQLRRRMSCKGAIKKTRSINVDSDNLGMEGPTPLTERRLSSVIPPPWLQPNKANNISVFATTPEEGPTLTVDPLIRENIYPIDPHHNRSAIERRSEFTRQQEIQAIPKILVQRHRTDTNFADTEVEELIAMLRETENLEEQGDILQYLVDTQGLDFNTGMLEEGRVVTVRDLLKGLYEKACQQKLWGLVRHTAGMLGKRVEDLAKAVTDLLVRQKQVTVGMPPNNEYTITAPLPEIELRQLIHDTYGDDESTAMLTQELMVYLAMFIRTEPQLFHEMLRLRVGLIIQVMAKELSRTLNCDGEAASEHLLNLSPFEMKNLLYHILSGKEFAVSSVARGNLSIVSCKSSRVSKKSQIGLGDQEGDDALIATIDDRQGQWLRRRRLDGALNRVPRDFYSRVWSVLEKCQGLAIEGRILPQSLTQEMTTGELKFALEVETALNQIPQPEYRQLVVEALMVLTLMTEHNMVPSLGGIIYVEHLVHKANQLFLEDQRKVQGDAMLCCAKSKEGKDQQAASGMLLCGGAAYICQHLYDSAPSGSYGTMTYMARAVALVLDCVPKHGEMECVIS
- the LOC120773467 gene encoding probable phosphorylase b kinase regulatory subunit alpha isoform X8; this translates as MRSRSNSGVRLDYYQRIVHRLIMSHQEPVTGLFPASNINSHAWIRDNVYCILAVWGLSMAYKKIADQDEDRAKCYELEQSCVKLMRGLLMAMMNQKDKVERFKMTQNPLDSLHAKYSSKNGQPVVGDGEWGHLQIDAVSLYLLILAQMTASGLQIVFSLDEVSFIQNLVFYIESAYCIPDYGIWERGDKTNHGEPELNASSIGMAKAALEAMNELDLFGARGGPASVIHVLADEAHKCQAVLQSMLPRESNSKELDSGLLCVIGFPAFAADDPQLIRNTKDAILSRLQGKYGCKRFLRDGYRTPKEDPSRLYYERWELRMFENIECEWPLFYCYLILFHAFQNDKLAVKEYADRLEKIMVRADDGTLLIPESYAVPHNLVSNEYQHPGSQPREVVGRCPFLWGQSLFILGRLLQEGFLAVGELDPLNRRLGAQKKPDVVVQVVIIAEDNEIRDKLTEHDLHVQTIAEVAPIEVQPARVLSHLYTYLGRNRKLGLTGRKSRDVGILSTSKLYSLKDRIFAFTPQNIDFEEYYTTRDPDLLASNFTTNLAFLTNNWRHMLGRPTITLMATHYMLDQDKIPLAMIQTMRKLKSGYINGTRVMLGNLKDFLNTSAITDLSFLGSTEDGYPDRLNPDVQAYLDEHLLRSFSHRGMMKLHGAHLRPRQLRRRMSCKGAIKKTRSINVDSDNLGMEGPTPLTERRLSSVIPPPWLQPNKANNISVFATTPEEGPTLTVDPLIRENIYPIDPHHNRSAIERRSEFTRQQEIQAIPKILVQRHRTDTNFADTEVEELIAMLRETENLEEQGDILQYLVDTQGLDFNTGMLEEGRVVTVRDLLKGLYEKACQQKLWGLVRHTAGMLGKRVEDLAKAVTDLLVRQKQVTVGMPPNNEYTITAPLPEIELRQLIHDTYGDDESTAMLTQELMVYLAMFIRTEPQLFHEMLRLRVGLIIQVMAKELSRTLNCDGEAASEHLLNLSPFEMKNLLYHILSGKEFAVSSVARGNLSIVSCKSSRVSKKSQIGLGDQEGDDALIATIDDRQGQWLRRRRLDGALNRVPRDFYSRVWSVLEKCQGLAIEGRILPQSLTQEMTTGELKFALEVETALNQIPQPEYRQLVVEALMVLTLMTEHNMVPSLGGIIYVEHLVHKANQLFLEDQRKVQGDAMLCCAKSKEGKDQQAASGMLLCGGAAYICQHLYDSAPSGSYGTMTYMARAVALVLDCVPKHGEMECVIS
- the LOC120773467 gene encoding probable phosphorylase b kinase regulatory subunit alpha isoform X9, whose amino-acid sequence is MRSRSNSGVRLDYYQRIVHRLIMSHQEPVTGLFPASNINSHAWIRDNVYCILAVWGLSMAYKKIADQDEDRAKCYELEQSCVKLMRGLLMAMMNQKDKVERFKMTQNPLDSLHAKYSSKNGQPVVGDGEWGHLQIDAVSLYLLILAQMTASGLQIVFSLDEVSFIQNLVFYIESAYCIPDYGIWERGDKTNHGEPELNASSIGMAKAALEAMNELDLFGARGGPASVIHVLADEAHKCQAVLQSMLPRESNSKELDSGLLCVIGFPAFAADDPQLIRNTKDAILSRLQGKYGCKRFLRDGYRTPKEDPSRLYYERWELRMFENIECEWPLFYCYLILFHAFQNDKLAVKEYADRLEKIMVRADDGTLLIPESYAVPHNLVSNEYQHPGSQPREVVGRCPFLWGQSLFILGRLLQEGFLAVGELDPLNRRLGAQKKPDVVVQVVIIAEDNEIRDKLTEHDLHVQTIAEVAPIEVQPARVLSHLYTYLGRNRKLGLTGRKSRDVGILSTSKLYSLKDRIFAFTPQNIDFEEYYTTRDPDLLASNFTTNLAFLTNNWRHMLGRPTITLMATHYMLDQDKIPLAMIQTMRKLKSGYINGTRVMLGNLKDFLNTSAITDLSFLGSTEDGYPDRLNPDVQAYLDEHLLRSFSHRGMMKLHGAHLRPRQLRRRMSCKGAIKKTRSINVDSDNLGMEGPTPLTERRLSSVIPPPWLQPNKANNISVFATTPEEGPTLTVDPLIRENIYPIDPHHNRSAIERRSEFTRQQEKVEELIAMLRETENLEEQGDILQYLVDTQGLDFNTGMLEEGRVVTVRDLLKGLYEKACQQKLWGLVRHTAGMLGKRVEDLAKAVTDLLVRQKQVTVGMPPNNEYTITAPLPEIELRQLIHDTYGDDESTAMLTQELMVYLAMFIRTEPQLFHEMLRLRVGLIIQVMAKELSRTLNCDGEAASEHLLNLSPFEMKNLLYHILSGKEFAVSSVARGNLSIVSCKSSRVSKKSQIGLGDQEGDDALIATIDDRQGQWLRRRRLDGALNRVPRDFYSRVWSVLEKCQGLAIEGRILPQSLTQEMTTGELKFALEVETALNQIPQPEYRQLVVEALMVLTLMTEHNMVPSLGGIIYVEHLVHKANQLFLEDQRKVQGDAMLCCAKSKEGKDQQAASGMLLCGGAAYICQHLYDSAPSGSYGTMTYMARAVALVLDCVPKHGEMECVIS